ATGAAGTATTTGCGGCAACAGCTGGGCTTCAAGGGAATGATTATAACCGACAGTCTGTCGGCTAAGGCACTCCTGGATAGCGGCTATTCTCCGCAAAAAGCAGTGGTGGCCGCGCTCAAGGCAGGAGCGGATATGCTTCTCTACGGCACCTCGGGTGTATCGGTGAGCGAGTATGGTTCTGTGACAGCGGCGACAGTTGAGGCGGTCAACCAAGGGCAGCTCACACGTGAGCGGCTGGTGCAAGCAGTTAATGCTGTACGTGCCGTGAAGCATCTCGGTGCTTGTGGTTCGTAATCACAAATGGTTCTCGCCCATCTGCGAAATGCGATGGGCGAGAACGAAAAAATATTATTTCTCAATTATGCGAGCCGTAGGGATATGGAAGTACTCCACATCCCTACGGCCTTTACTATCCGAGCTCGAATGTAGCCGGCTGGGCTGTACGGAGGGGGCAGCGCCCCCTGAGCTTGATTGCTCCGCCGTCTTGAGTCCGCGCCTCCACGAAGAATGTGGAGCCACTACGGAAACGACCCATGTTTGTTACGTTGATCAGGACAGACTTACTTCCATCTGTGGGAGTGAGCTCAACCCACACTTTGTCGTAGCGGAACGAAGCGTGAAGCTCATCCCACGAAACACCCTCATAGATGGGCTCTGACATTGCCGCTCCTCTCGGTGAGTGATCAATAATTATTATAAATATAAATTAAAGGTCATTCAATGGGGTGCGAGTTGTGTGTAGAGAGGGGAGTGCTCGGACAATGCGTATACAAAGCCAGGTGAGCAAAAAGCGTCCCAAGTCGGAACGCTGTTTGCTCATATAAAATCATAGTGCACCATAGCAGACGTTAAGATAACTTTTCCGGATGATGTAGATGAGGATATTCGTGAGCTGCTGGCTAATGCCGATAAAAAGGAGCTCGAATGATCTCCCGAATATTCCATAGTAAATGTCTAGCTGGTAGCTTCGCAGCTTAAAAACGGATTGCCATCCCTTTCGCCTATCCCGATGCTTCAGTTTAGCTAAATCTCGGGATAGGCCCGGTGCCGGCGTCCGAAGACGCGAGCACCGGGGTGGCCATGTAACCATGTCAAAGGTGTTCTTGACCTATAGCTTTATCACTGAGGGCTGGAAGAATGATTTGATCATCGAGATGTGGCAATCGGCGCTTGCTGCGTGGCTGGTCTGCTGGCTCGCAACGGTCTGCGCAAGCTGCAAGCCAATCGTCAAATTGACGTTTTCTAGGGCCGCGTAAAGTAATTTTCACGTAGTTGTAGTCTTCGGTCAACGAAGTCATTAGCTCGCCGTCATCATAGATTGTCACCGCATGCCAATCGCGGGGCCTAAGCGCTCGGCTGGTTTCACAAATACCCTCTAAGATCGCCAGATCATATGAGGACAACATTGCTTCTCCTCTCAAGAATGAGCCTTACCAAGAGTAACATGGGGTATTTAATCCTGCAAAGACAGATATAAGCGAGAGAGCCATGGAACATGTCCCAACAGATAGGAGATTATTATAAAAAAGCTCCATAAAATATGGAACCTTTCTATCTGGAATAAATTGAATCAGACCTTGGTGCGCGAGAAAGGACTTGAACCTTCACGCCCGAAGGCACATGCTCCTAAGGCATGCGTGTCTACCAATTCCACCACTCGCGCATAAAAATTGGTATTTCTCATTATAACAGATTATTTCTTGATGAAAAGCTGTTAATTTAAAGCGCTTGTGGTATCATGAAAGCAATGCATGTAAGGGGTAGATGAGGGAATAGTAATGAGTAAGGTTGCTGAATATTTGCAAGAGCATATCACGGGTGAGATTTCAGTGCATCCCGCGATCCTTAACGCCATGAGTCACGACGCGAGCATCTTGGAACTAAAGCCGGAGATGGTTATATATCCGCGCGTGACGAACGATATTCGAAAAGTAGCTCGATTTTCCTGGCAGCTAGCAGAAAAAGGGCACGTGTTGCCGCTCACGGCACGTGGATATGGCACCGATGAGACCGGCGGTGCAATTGGAAAGGGTGCCGTACTTGTGACGACAGCTCACATGAATAAACTTCTCGAATTTGATCCCAAGCAAAAACTTATTCGCATCCAGCCGGGCCTTAATGCCAAGTCACTTAATGATGCGCTCGCCCTTCATGGACTGGCAATTCCTGCTCTTCCGCCTTCTGCGCTCTATTCTTCAATTGGGGGGATTATAGCAAGTAACGCATCGGGGCTCCTCTCGGGCCAATATGGCGACATGCACACATGGGCTTATCAGCTTGAAGTGGTACTTGCGAACGGAGACGTACTCCAAACGGAGCGTATCTCAAAGCGCGAACTTGCCCGCCGGAAGGGTCTCCAGACATTCGAGGGGGAGATATACCGAACTGTCGATAACCTTATTGAAGATAACAAGCAACTTATTGAAGAGAAGATAGGGACAGATGGGTACGATGCCTCGGGGTACAGTGCGATCGCCAAAGTAAAGCAGCGCGATGGATCGTTTGACCTCGCACCGCTTCTCGTTGGCTCTCAGGGAACATTGGGTATTATCTCGGAGATGATCATTCGGGCCGATTTCACGAGTATGCATCTTGGAGTCCTTGTGGCAGCCTTTCCTACCAAAGAAGCCGCGCGCGATAGTATCGATGAGTTACGCCAGCTTGAACCAGCCCTTCTTGAGTATTTTGATGGTGACTTGTTTGATATTGCGGCATCGGCAGGAAAGCGATACGGTTTTCTTTCAGAGGGTGCAATGGGTGGTGTTGTGATAATTGGTTTCAATGATTTTAGTGATCATAATCGCCGGAAGAAGCTTAAAAAAGCAGAGAAAATGCTCGGCCGTACCGAAGCGAACGTGATTGTTGCTGAGGGCGAAGATGGAGCTACGTTACTTGCCGCACGGGAAGTGACAAATGCACTTGTTATGCCGAATAAAACAGGAGCTTCAGCTCCACCACTGCTCGACGGTGCGTATGTTCCCGGCGAACGTTTAGAAGAGTTTTCGAAAGCATTAGAAGCGCTAGCGCTCAAATACCATGTCGAGCTTCCGCTCCATGTTGATATGCTAACGGGTATTATTTATACGCGCCCGATTCTTTATATGCATAAGGTGAGTGATAGGCAGAAGATTCTGAAGCTTGTCGATGAATACGCGGCGCTCGTTGCGTACCATAACGGATGCTTTGTTGCTGAAGGCGGCGAAGGAAGATTGAAAGCTCGCTTTGCCTATGCGCAGCTCGATGACGACGTAAAGGAACTCTATGCGGATATCAAAGCAGCGTTCGACCCATACGGTATTTTAAATCCAGGCGTCAAGCAAGAAGTTGAAGTACGTCAGCTTGTAGCGATGCTCCGCAAGGATTACGATACGGCTCGCTTTGCGAACTACTCGCTGTATGCCTAAGAGCTCCCCTTGCGCGTCTCTTTAAAACTCTGTATCATAACAGAAGTACACGCGCGAGTGGCGGAATGGTAGACGCGCTAGCTTCAGGTGCTAGTGTCCTTTGGGATGTGGAGGTTCAAGTCCTCTCTCGCGTACCAATGAAAAAACCAGATGAGTGTATCTGGTTTTTTCATTGGTAAATCGGTGTAGTTGGTTTACAGTTAAGGATTTATAGGCACGATCCTTAACTGTAAACCGATGGTGTTACTCTCGAGTGCTTTTCCTGTACCAGCTTCTGAGGCGATCGCCGAACTCCCACGTTTCGGCCAAATAGTTGACAAAAAGATTGCAGACCTTTCCGCCAAACTCGGTACTAGGGATGCTGCTCATGAGTGAGTTGTAGGTTGTTTGTGCGGCCTCCGCGAAAGAGGTGTCATCCGCATTCCAGTCCCAGCTCTCCTCGATTACCTCGGCCCACTTTTCGGCAGCATTCAAGTACGCCAGCATCAGTTCGCGCTCGTACCCGGGAGGGCCACTTTCTGCACCCTCAGCTTGCCGACGCCAAGCTTTACGAGCTTCTTTATCCCTTACGCGCATGGCAGCTCCTTAGAGCGAGGAAACGTAACACCTTCTAGTATATTACGAATAGAAGAATGATATGCAACTTACCAAATACGTGCCCGCATGTCGGGCGATCTGTAGAGGGCATCATGCTCCGTCACTCTGAATACCTCAAC
The sequence above is a segment of the Candidatus Saccharimonadales bacterium genome. Coding sequences within it:
- a CDS encoding FAD-binding oxidoreductase, giving the protein MSKVAEYLQEHITGEISVHPAILNAMSHDASILELKPEMVIYPRVTNDIRKVARFSWQLAEKGHVLPLTARGYGTDETGGAIGKGAVLVTTAHMNKLLEFDPKQKLIRIQPGLNAKSLNDALALHGLAIPALPPSALYSSIGGIIASNASGLLSGQYGDMHTWAYQLEVVLANGDVLQTERISKRELARRKGLQTFEGEIYRTVDNLIEDNKQLIEEKIGTDGYDASGYSAIAKVKQRDGSFDLAPLLVGSQGTLGIISEMIIRADFTSMHLGVLVAAFPTKEAARDSIDELRQLEPALLEYFDGDLFDIAASAGKRYGFLSEGAMGGVVIIGFNDFSDHNRRKKLKKAEKMLGRTEANVIVAEGEDGATLLAAREVTNALVMPNKTGASAPPLLDGAYVPGERLEEFSKALEALALKYHVELPLHVDMLTGIIYTRPILYMHKVSDRQKILKLVDEYAALVAYHNGCFVAEGGEGRLKARFAYAQLDDDVKELYADIKAAFDPYGILNPGVKQEVEVRQLVAMLRKDYDTARFANYSLYA